A window of the Deltaproteobacteria bacterium genome harbors these coding sequences:
- a CDS encoding ABC transporter substrate-binding protein, with amino-acid sequence MKLTLAHSPDADDAFMFYPLFEGKVDLQGLEFEEVREDIETLNRKSEEGAYDISAISLHVYPAIQGNYLLLPTGACFGEKYGPVLVSNRQLKPRQVLRLRCAIPGKRTTAFLVLKFWERAISGEGRSGVSYTEVPFDQVMEKVAAKQMDLGLVIHEGQLTYTEKGLFKVVDLGEWWYSQTELPLPLGAIVVRRGLDWETQKKVSEVIQSSIRYALEHKEEAVAYALPFARGLDQTKAAEFIGKYVNEMTVAMGRRGLKAIRALFERGYRNGALSRRVDMTDAILSFKKGVESEPGEMGDVSHETVPSEVPGETPSEIKPEESH; translated from the coding sequence ATGAAATTGACCCTTGCCCACAGCCCCGATGCCGATGACGCCTTTATGTTTTATCCCCTCTTTGAGGGGAAGGTTGACCTTCAAGGCCTGGAGTTCGAAGAGGTTCGCGAGGATATCGAGACCCTGAATCGGAAGTCTGAGGAGGGGGCCTATGATATCAGTGCGATTTCGCTCCATGTCTATCCAGCGATCCAGGGGAATTATCTCTTGCTCCCGACGGGGGCCTGCTTTGGGGAGAAGTATGGTCCGGTTCTTGTCTCAAATCGTCAACTCAAACCACGTCAGGTTTTGAGGCTTCGATGCGCGATCCCGGGGAAGAGGACAACCGCCTTTTTGGTCCTCAAATTTTGGGAACGGGCGATCTCAGGGGAGGGGCGTTCAGGGGTTTCTTATACCGAGGTCCCTTTTGATCAGGTGATGGAGAAGGTGGCGGCGAAACAGATGGATTTAGGTCTCGTGATTCATGAAGGGCAATTGACCTATACCGAGAAGGGGCTCTTCAAGGTCGTTGATTTGGGGGAGTGGTGGTATTCCCAGACGGAACTTCCTCTGCCTCTCGGTGCTATTGTTGTACGACGAGGCCTGGATTGGGAGACTCAAAAGAAGGTTTCAGAGGTGATCCAGTCCAGCATTCGGTATGCCTTGGAGCATAAGGAGGAGGCGGTTGCCTATGCCCTTCCCTTTGCGCGGGGGCTTGATCAAACCAAGGCGGCTGAGTTCATCGGGAAGTATGTCAATGAGATGACGGTGGCGATGGGGCGGCGAGGGCTGAAGGCGATTCGAGCCCTTTTCGAGAGAGGCTATCGGAATGGTGCTCTCTCCAGACGTGTTGATATGACCGATGCCATCTTGAGTTTCAAAAAAGGTGTGGAATCTGAACCGGGCGAAATGGGTGATGTTTCACATGAAACAGTGCCGAGTGAGGTTCCAGGTGAGACCCCTTCCGAGATCAAACCAGAAGAATCCCATTAA